A window from Vulcanimicrobium alpinum encodes these proteins:
- a CDS encoding GspE/PulE family protein: MAPVTSAGPSRPAPSFAPSPHAVARVSRTIAFRHDVLPLNVVDGVLVVAVPNPADELVLDALRAATRLRVRPLPLARDLIREQLRIAYGEAPDASAESARSADAPAVRAVDLLLARAVAGHASDVHIEPQAGGGGRVRLRIDGILREIEPVPADVFAAFTSRLKLLAGMDIADRRQPQDGRCGIPFEGREIDARVASLPSADGEKIVVRLLDRYASAPDPRELGMRGALLERYAAAVRAPWGFVVVAGPTGSGKTTTLYASLAQLDATSRNICSVEDPIEMRLPDVTQVQVNVRAGMTFPIVARAFMRQDPNVVMIGEMRDAETAAVAVSASLAGQIVFTTLHANDAPRAIDRLVELGVSRHSLAAALTAVAAQRLVRRLCEQCRAPEPIPPAVRSAVGGAPERWYVAGGCRTCAGTGYIGRIGVYELMHVDDGVRDAIATGASSVQVAQRSALAGYRAMVEDALAKVFAGTTTFEEVQRVVGWDGPR, from the coding sequence TTGGCTCCCGTCACGTCCGCCGGACCGTCGCGTCCGGCACCGTCCTTCGCGCCGTCGCCGCATGCGGTGGCGCGCGTATCGCGAACGATCGCCTTCCGCCACGACGTCCTTCCCCTCAACGTCGTCGACGGCGTCCTCGTCGTCGCAGTCCCCAATCCGGCCGACGAGCTCGTGCTGGACGCTTTGCGCGCGGCGACGCGTTTGCGGGTGCGGCCCTTGCCGCTCGCCCGCGACCTGATTCGCGAACAGCTGCGAATCGCGTACGGCGAGGCACCCGATGCGAGCGCGGAGAGCGCGCGGTCCGCCGACGCGCCCGCGGTGCGCGCGGTCGATCTCCTTCTCGCGCGCGCCGTCGCGGGGCATGCCAGCGACGTGCACATCGAACCGCAAGCGGGCGGCGGCGGACGCGTCCGCCTCCGCATCGACGGGATCCTGCGCGAGATCGAACCGGTGCCCGCCGACGTGTTCGCGGCGTTCACGTCGCGGTTGAAGCTGCTTGCGGGGATGGACATCGCCGATCGGCGGCAGCCGCAGGACGGACGCTGCGGCATCCCGTTCGAAGGACGTGAGATCGACGCGCGTGTCGCGTCGCTGCCGAGTGCCGACGGCGAGAAGATCGTGGTCCGCCTCCTCGACCGCTATGCGTCGGCCCCGGATCCGCGCGAACTCGGGATGCGCGGCGCGCTGCTCGAACGGTACGCCGCCGCGGTGCGCGCGCCGTGGGGATTCGTCGTCGTCGCCGGGCCGACCGGCAGCGGGAAGACGACGACGCTCTACGCCTCGCTCGCGCAGCTCGACGCGACGTCGCGCAACATCTGTTCGGTGGAAGATCCGATCGAGATGCGGCTCCCCGACGTGACCCAAGTGCAGGTCAACGTGCGCGCCGGGATGACGTTCCCGATCGTTGCGCGCGCGTTCATGCGCCAGGACCCGAACGTGGTCATGATCGGCGAGATGCGCGACGCGGAGACGGCGGCGGTCGCCGTCTCAGCATCGCTCGCCGGCCAGATCGTCTTCACCACCCTGCACGCCAACGACGCGCCGCGCGCGATCGATCGCCTCGTCGAGCTCGGCGTCTCGCGGCACTCGCTCGCAGCGGCGCTGACGGCCGTGGCGGCGCAGCGGCTGGTGCGCAGGCTCTGCGAGCAGTGCCGCGCGCCGGAGCCGATTCCGCCGGCCGTGCGCTCCGCGGTCGGCGGCGCACCGGAGAGATGGTACGTTGCGGGCGGCTGCCGGACGTGTGCCGGAACCGGCTACATCGGGCGCATCGGCGTGTACGAACTGATGCACGTCGACGACGGCGTCCGCGACGCGATCGCCACCGGCGCGTCGAGCGTTCAGGTCGCGCAGCGTTCCGCGCTTGCCGGCTATCGCGCAATGGTTGAGGACGCGCTCGCCAAGGTCTTCGCCGGGACGACGACGTTCGAGGAAGTGCAGCGGGTCGTCGGGTGGGACGGGCCGCGATGA
- a CDS encoding type IV pilus twitching motility protein PilT translates to MSLGSIRVHDLLRAARARRASDVHFGGLERPALRVDGRLVGGDAAPIDDAAARDFLTETLVPEQLARLDARGTADGGAAPGAAGSPYRVHAYRHAGGVRVAVRLLAERIPSLDQLGLPAAVASLAARGAGLVLFTGPTGSGKTTALAALIDRINRTAERTICTIEDPVEYVHVPARSLITQCEIGRDVADFDEALRGFLRADPDVILVGEMRDRATMEAALTAAETGHLVFATLHTNDAAQTVDRIIDAFPPEAHAQVRSQLAAVLAAIVALRLVPRRDGAGRRAAAEILIGTDAVRALIREGKTHMLRNTIVTGRASGMQTLETHLCELVVRGEVTLADAQAVSSRPAEVRAFERSAS, encoded by the coding sequence ATGAGCCTGGGATCGATTCGCGTCCACGACCTCCTGCGCGCGGCGCGCGCCCGCCGCGCGAGCGACGTCCACTTCGGCGGTCTCGAACGCCCGGCGCTGCGCGTCGACGGACGGCTCGTCGGCGGCGACGCAGCGCCGATCGACGACGCGGCGGCGCGCGACTTTCTCACCGAGACCCTCGTACCGGAACAGCTTGCGCGGCTCGACGCGCGCGGCACCGCCGACGGCGGAGCCGCGCCGGGTGCCGCGGGATCCCCGTATCGAGTGCACGCGTACCGGCACGCCGGCGGCGTGCGCGTCGCGGTCCGGCTCCTGGCCGAACGCATCCCGAGCCTCGATCAGCTCGGCCTCCCCGCGGCCGTCGCATCGCTCGCCGCGCGCGGCGCGGGGCTCGTGCTCTTTACCGGCCCGACCGGCAGCGGGAAGACGACTGCGCTCGCGGCGCTGATCGACCGCATCAACCGCACCGCCGAACGCACGATCTGCACGATCGAAGATCCGGTGGAGTACGTCCACGTCCCGGCGCGCTCCCTGATCACGCAGTGCGAGATCGGCCGCGACGTCGCCGATTTCGACGAGGCGCTGCGCGGCTTCTTGCGCGCCGATCCGGACGTCATCCTCGTCGGAGAGATGCGCGATCGCGCGACGATGGAGGCTGCGCTCACCGCGGCCGAGACCGGACACCTGGTCTTCGCGACCCTCCACACCAACGATGCCGCGCAGACCGTCGATCGCATCATCGACGCCTTTCCGCCCGAAGCGCACGCGCAAGTCCGCAGCCAACTCGCCGCCGTGCTGGCCGCGATCGTCGCGCTGCGCCTCGTGCCGCGGCGCGACGGAGCGGGCCGGCGCGCCGCCGCCGAGATCCTCATCGGAACCGATGCCGTTCGCGCGCTGATCCGTGAGGGCAAGACGCACATGCTGCGCAACACGATCGTGACCGGGCGCGCGAGCGGGATGCAGACCCTGGAGACGCATCTCTGCGAACTGGTCGTGCGCGGCGAAGTGACGCTCGCGGACGCACAGGCCGTGTCGTCGCGGCCCGCGGAGGTGCGCGCTTTCGAGCGGAGCGCATCGTGA
- a CDS encoding type II secretion system F family protein, translating to MSVPVFRYAARTIEGELVRGTTEAESVDAVLAGLRTRALFVTAVDRETAIARGVGRSLRAGSPRRRALLAFFRSFSTLVRAGIPLRGALKVAIERTSDAALREALRSVLSDVEHGASLSDAMGKRSRAFPKLYVAMIRAGEAGGILDDVLERLATLLERDAELRKKVRAALAYPVVVLLAASGLVLFLIARIVPAFAQMFDSFHVELPASTRLLIAAGEFLQQPAAWAGTLGGAAALALATLAPARTERGAALLDRVRLHIPVAGPLLHKAITARIARMLATLLRSGIELVGAIAVVVPVAGSPTYAAALRRVDVALREGDPLTVPLEASRLFDPLAVALIRVGEETGQLDEMLLKIASYFETDVEAAIATLGAVMEPALICALGVVVGFIVFSVFLPLYALIGNVSK from the coding sequence GTGAGCGTGCCGGTCTTCCGTTACGCCGCGCGCACCATCGAGGGCGAGCTGGTTCGCGGTACGACCGAGGCGGAGTCCGTCGACGCCGTCCTTGCGGGCTTGCGCACGCGCGCGCTGTTCGTCACGGCCGTCGACCGCGAGACCGCGATCGCGCGCGGCGTCGGACGTTCGCTGCGGGCCGGAAGCCCGCGCCGGCGCGCGCTACTAGCGTTCTTTCGCTCGTTCTCGACGCTCGTCCGCGCCGGAATTCCGCTGCGCGGGGCGCTCAAGGTCGCGATCGAGCGGACGTCCGATGCGGCCCTGCGCGAAGCGTTGCGGTCCGTTCTCTCCGACGTCGAGCACGGCGCCTCGCTGAGCGACGCAATGGGCAAGCGCAGCCGTGCGTTTCCGAAGCTCTACGTGGCGATGATCCGCGCGGGCGAAGCGGGCGGCATCCTCGACGACGTGCTCGAGCGACTCGCGACGCTGCTCGAACGCGACGCGGAACTGCGCAAGAAGGTCCGCGCGGCGCTCGCGTATCCGGTCGTCGTCCTTCTCGCGGCATCAGGTCTGGTGCTGTTTCTGATCGCGCGCATCGTCCCCGCCTTCGCGCAGATGTTCGATTCGTTTCACGTCGAGCTTCCCGCGTCGACTCGCCTGCTGATCGCCGCCGGCGAGTTCTTGCAGCAGCCGGCCGCGTGGGCCGGAACGCTCGGCGGCGCCGCCGCACTCGCCCTCGCAACGCTGGCCCCCGCGCGCACCGAACGCGGGGCAGCCCTGCTCGATCGCGTGCGTCTGCACATCCCGGTCGCCGGTCCGCTGCTGCACAAAGCGATCACCGCGCGGATCGCGCGGATGTTGGCGACGCTGCTGCGTTCGGGGATCGAGCTCGTCGGTGCGATCGCGGTCGTCGTTCCCGTCGCGGGGAGTCCGACGTATGCCGCGGCCCTCCGACGCGTCGACGTCGCGCTGCGCGAAGGCGACCCGCTGACGGTGCCGCTCGAAGCGTCGCGACTCTTCGATCCGCTCGCCGTCGCGCTGATCCGCGTCGGCGAAGAGACCGGTCAGCTCGACGAGATGCTGCTCAAGATCGCTTCGTATTTCGAAACCGACGTCGAGGCGGCGATCGCGACGCTCGGCGCCGTGATGGAACCGGCGCTCATCTGCGCGCTCGGCGTCGTCGTCGGATTCATCGTGTTCTCCGTGTTTTTGCCGCTGTACGCTTTGATCGGAAACGTCTCCAAATGA
- a CDS encoding sigma-70 family RNA polymerase sigma factor: MICRHEALTRYCSDRSVDHRNAVIDAYRYLCRRGAKKFLRAGSDRADLEQVAAVGLIKAAEYYRAEMRTPFDAYAWIMIVGELMHYVRDHERLVRIPRPLRALEKRFLDAWDALCAARHREPTSAEIAAVLGVSIETVTELRALRRTEHVGLPEPSSTDGPERVDLLADTSAIPLEDRVALTLALAELGERERTIVLGTYGAGLTQAELGKRLGLSQSHVSKLLARALGKLGRRVA; the protein is encoded by the coding sequence ATGATCTGCCGCCACGAGGCGCTCACGCGCTATTGCTCCGACCGCAGCGTCGACCATCGCAACGCCGTGATCGACGCCTATCGCTATCTGTGCCGGCGCGGCGCGAAGAAATTTCTACGCGCCGGCAGCGACCGCGCCGACCTCGAACAGGTCGCCGCGGTCGGACTCATCAAGGCGGCCGAGTACTATCGCGCCGAGATGCGCACCCCGTTCGATGCCTACGCCTGGATCATGATCGTCGGCGAACTGATGCACTACGTCCGCGATCACGAGCGGCTCGTGAGGATCCCCCGCCCCCTGCGGGCGCTCGAGAAGCGGTTCCTCGACGCGTGGGACGCGTTGTGCGCAGCCCGCCATCGCGAACCGACCTCGGCCGAGATCGCCGCGGTCCTCGGGGTCTCGATCGAAACGGTGACGGAGCTGCGCGCGCTGCGGCGCACCGAACACGTCGGCCTCCCGGAGCCGTCGTCGACCGACGGCCCCGAACGCGTCGACCTGCTTGCCGACACGAGCGCGATCCCGCTCGAAGACCGCGTCGCGCTCACCTTGGCGCTGGCCGAACTCGGCGAGCGCGAACGCACGATCGTCCTGGGCACCTACGGCGCCGGGCTCACCCAGGCCGAACTCGGGAAACGCCTGGGTCTCTCGCAAAGCCACGTCTCGAAACTGCTCGCACGCGCGCTCGGGAAGCTGGGCCGCCGCGTCGCCTGA
- a CDS encoding citrate synthase, whose translation MLTQTDRYQLVNADGKAVVDLPIEHGTIGSDAVDVRHLLADTGLVAFDPSFGSTASCRSSITYIDGDAGVLLYRGYPIEALAERSTYLEVAYLLLFGELPSAAQLRTFVHDITYHTMVHEQISRFYGAFPKDSHPMAVLLGVVGALSAFYPDSTDVFDEDQRLISVYRLLAKMPTIAAMAHKNSIGQPFVYPLNRLEYSENFLHMMFSVPAEPYEMNPVFAKALNALLIIQADHEQNASTSTVRTVGSSRANPFACIAAGIASLWGPLHGGANEAVLTMLQEIGTRERIPEFIAKAKDRNDPFRLMGFGHRVYRSYDPRAKVMQKICDELLSELGDGDDPLLALARDLEKSVLADDYFAERKLYPNVDYYSGIVMRALNIPTAMFTPIFAVARTAGWLAQWTEMIQDPEQRISRPRQLYTGPLRRDYVPLDQRP comes from the coding sequence TTGCTCACCCAAACCGACCGCTACCAACTCGTCAACGCCGACGGCAAAGCCGTCGTCGATCTGCCGATCGAACACGGCACGATCGGCAGCGACGCCGTCGACGTCCGTCATCTCCTGGCGGATACGGGTCTGGTGGCGTTCGATCCGAGCTTCGGGTCGACGGCAAGCTGCCGCTCGTCGATCACCTACATCGACGGCGACGCGGGCGTCCTGCTCTATCGCGGCTATCCGATCGAGGCGCTCGCCGAGCGTTCGACGTATCTCGAAGTCGCGTACCTGCTCCTCTTCGGCGAACTCCCCAGCGCGGCACAGCTCAGGACGTTCGTGCACGACATCACGTATCACACGATGGTGCACGAGCAGATCTCGCGCTTTTACGGCGCGTTTCCGAAGGACTCGCATCCGATGGCGGTCCTGCTCGGCGTCGTCGGCGCCCTCTCCGCGTTCTATCCCGACAGCACCGACGTCTTCGATGAAGACCAGCGCCTGATCTCGGTGTACCGGCTGCTGGCCAAGATGCCGACGATCGCGGCGATGGCGCACAAGAACTCGATCGGCCAGCCGTTCGTCTATCCGCTCAACCGGCTCGAGTATTCCGAGAACTTCCTGCACATGATGTTCTCGGTGCCGGCCGAGCCGTACGAGATGAACCCGGTCTTCGCCAAAGCCCTCAACGCGCTGCTGATCATTCAGGCCGACCACGAGCAGAACGCGTCGACCTCGACGGTGCGCACCGTCGGCTCGAGCCGCGCCAACCCGTTCGCCTGCATCGCTGCCGGGATCGCGTCGCTGTGGGGTCCGCTGCACGGCGGCGCCAACGAAGCGGTGCTCACGATGCTTCAAGAGATCGGGACGCGCGAACGCATCCCCGAGTTCATCGCAAAGGCGAAAGACCGCAACGATCCGTTCCGTCTGATGGGCTTCGGCCACCGCGTGTACCGCAGCTACGATCCGCGCGCGAAGGTCATGCAGAAGATTTGCGACGAGCTGCTCTCCGAACTCGGCGACGGCGACGATCCGCTCCTCGCGCTCGCGCGCGATCTCGAGAAATCGGTCCTCGCGGACGACTACTTCGCCGAGCGCAAGCTCTACCCGAACGTCGACTATTATTCGGGGATCGTGATGCGCGCGCTCAACATCCCGACCGCCATGTTCACGCCGATCTTCGCCGTCGCGCGCACGGCCGGATGGCTCGCGCAGTGGACGGAGATGATCCAGGATCCCGAGCAGCGCATCTCGCGCCCGCGTCAGCTCTACACCGGACCGCTGCGCCGCGACTACGTCCCGCTCGACCAGCGCCCGTAA
- a CDS encoding thiamine pyrophosphate-binding protein, with the protein MALRSGGRVLVDVLRANGVERVFCVPGESYVAVLDALYDVPQIQVVACRHEAAAANMAEAYGKLTGRPGICFVTRAPGATHASIGVHTARQDSTPMLLFVGQVGRVMRDREAFQEIDYRQVFGGLAKCATEIDDARRIPELVTRAFATALAGRQGPVVIALPEDMLRDEVDVADLPAATRSVAHAASADVAEAHDMLSRAQRPLVILGGSGWDDDARAAMQAIARRDALPVACSFRRQHLFDNRDPHYAGDLGLGPNPALAARVRDADVILAIGGRLSEIPTSGYTLIEAPRPKQQLIHVHADANELGRVLQPALAINAGAAEFVRAFAALPALDAAAWRDQTRAVRAAYEANLIPGPSTAALDMADVVRFLDARLPDDAILCNGAGNYTTWLHRFYRYRNFRTQIGPTSGAMGYGVPAAIAAKLQHPERIVVAFAGDGCFLMSGHELATARQYGANIIVIVVNNGMYGTIRMHQERAYPGRVIATDLHNPDFAAYARSFGAYGAVVERTAEFAPAFETALAAGVPALLELRTDPESITPRTTLTEIRDAASSGLRGGSRA; encoded by the coding sequence ATGGCGCTGCGCTCGGGCGGCCGCGTGCTCGTCGACGTGCTTCGCGCCAACGGTGTCGAGCGCGTCTTCTGCGTTCCGGGCGAGAGCTACGTCGCCGTCCTCGATGCGCTCTACGATGTCCCGCAGATTCAGGTCGTCGCGTGCCGCCACGAGGCGGCGGCCGCGAACATGGCGGAGGCCTACGGCAAACTCACGGGGCGGCCCGGGATCTGCTTCGTCACCCGCGCGCCGGGCGCGACGCACGCGAGCATCGGCGTGCACACCGCGCGCCAGGATTCGACGCCGATGCTGCTCTTCGTCGGGCAAGTCGGGCGCGTGATGCGCGACCGCGAGGCGTTTCAGGAGATCGACTACCGGCAGGTCTTCGGCGGCCTGGCGAAGTGCGCGACCGAGATCGACGACGCGCGGCGTATCCCCGAACTCGTGACGCGCGCCTTTGCGACCGCCCTAGCCGGACGCCAAGGCCCGGTCGTCATCGCGCTTCCCGAAGACATGCTTCGCGACGAGGTCGACGTCGCGGACCTCCCCGCAGCGACGCGCAGCGTCGCCCACGCCGCGTCCGCCGACGTCGCCGAAGCGCACGACATGCTCTCGCGCGCGCAGCGTCCGCTGGTCATTCTCGGCGGTTCCGGTTGGGACGACGACGCGCGCGCGGCGATGCAGGCGATTGCGCGGCGCGACGCGTTGCCGGTCGCGTGTTCGTTCCGGCGCCAGCATCTCTTCGACAACCGCGACCCGCACTACGCCGGCGACCTCGGACTCGGGCCGAACCCGGCGCTCGCGGCGCGGGTGCGCGACGCCGACGTGATCCTCGCGATCGGGGGGCGGCTCAGCGAGATCCCGACCTCCGGCTACACGCTGATCGAGGCGCCGCGCCCGAAGCAGCAGCTGATCCACGTCCATGCCGATGCAAACGAACTCGGGCGCGTCCTTCAGCCGGCGCTCGCGATCAATGCGGGAGCGGCGGAATTCGTCCGCGCGTTCGCCGCCCTCCCCGCGCTCGATGCCGCGGCGTGGCGCGACCAGACGCGAGCCGTGCGCGCCGCATACGAAGCAAACCTGATCCCCGGTCCGTCGACGGCCGCACTGGATATGGCGGACGTGGTGCGATTCCTCGACGCACGCCTCCCGGATGACGCTATCCTTTGCAACGGCGCGGGGAACTACACGACCTGGCTGCACCGCTTCTACCGCTACCGGAACTTCCGCACGCAGATCGGTCCTACGAGCGGCGCGATGGGCTACGGCGTTCCTGCGGCGATCGCCGCGAAACTGCAGCATCCCGAGCGCATCGTCGTCGCGTTCGCGGGCGACGGTTGTTTTCTGATGAGCGGGCACGAACTCGCGACTGCGCGGCAGTACGGCGCGAACATCATCGTCATCGTGGTGAACAACGGGATGTACGGCACGATCCGGATGCATCAGGAACGCGCGTACCCGGGACGGGTCATCGCGACCGACCTGCACAACCCGGACTTCGCCGCCTACGCGCGCTCGTTCGGGGCGTACGGAGCCGTCGTCGAACGCACCGCCGAATTCGCTCCGGCTTTCGAGACCGCGCTCGCCGCAGGCGTCCCGGCGCTGCTCGAACTGCGCACCGACCCGGAATCCATCACGCCCCGCACCACGCTCACCGAAATCCGCGACGCTGCCTCATCCGGCTTGCGCGGCGGCAGCCGCGCGTAG
- the ettA gene encoding energy-dependent translational throttle protein EttA, with the protein MTQYVYTMHRVGKMVPPKRQILKDISLSFLPGAKIGILGLNGAGKSTVLRIMAGVDHDIDGDAIPMPNITIGYLEQEPKLDPAKTVRETVEEGLAPLFAARKRLDEVYAAYGEPDADFEKLANEQAALEAQLFAQGADDLEQQLEIAADALRLPPWDAAIGPLSGGEKRRVALCRLLLSKPDMLLLDEPTNHLDAESVEWLEQFLQRFPGTVVAVTHDRYFLDNAAEWILELDRGRGIPWKGNYSSWLDQKQERLAQEEAQESARQKALKRELEWVRSGTKGRQSKNKSRLARFEELSSYEYQKRNETREIFIPVAERLGDQVIEFTGVRKAYGDRLLMDDVNFRIPAGAIVGIIGPNGAGKSTLFRMIAGKEQPDAGTIAIGPTVKLAVVDQSRESLADTKTVFDDVTGGRDILTIGKFEMPSRAYLGRFNFKGGDQQKAVGTLSGGERGRLHLARTLLEGGNVLLLDEPSNDLDVETLRALEDALGEFAGTVLVISHDRWFLDRIATHIIAFEGDSRVQFFEGNYHEYETDKVKRLGEEAARPHRLRYRPLSLP; encoded by the coding sequence GTGACGCAGTACGTGTACACGATGCATCGGGTCGGCAAGATGGTGCCGCCGAAGCGTCAGATCCTCAAAGACATCTCGCTGAGTTTTCTTCCCGGCGCGAAGATCGGGATTCTCGGGCTCAACGGCGCGGGGAAATCGACCGTGCTGCGCATCATGGCGGGCGTCGACCATGACATCGACGGCGACGCGATCCCGATGCCGAACATCACCATCGGCTATCTCGAACAAGAGCCGAAGCTCGATCCGGCCAAGACGGTGCGCGAGACGGTCGAAGAAGGGCTCGCGCCGCTCTTCGCGGCGCGCAAACGGCTCGACGAAGTCTACGCCGCCTACGGCGAGCCCGATGCCGATTTCGAAAAGCTCGCCAACGAACAGGCAGCGCTCGAAGCACAGCTCTTCGCGCAAGGCGCCGACGACCTCGAGCAGCAGCTCGAGATCGCGGCCGACGCCTTGCGGCTCCCGCCGTGGGATGCGGCGATCGGCCCCCTCTCGGGCGGCGAGAAGCGGCGCGTCGCACTGTGCCGCCTGCTGCTCTCGAAGCCCGACATGCTGCTCCTCGACGAACCGACGAACCATCTCGACGCGGAGAGCGTCGAGTGGCTCGAACAATTTTTGCAGCGTTTCCCCGGGACCGTCGTCGCGGTGACGCACGACCGCTACTTCCTCGACAACGCCGCCGAGTGGATCCTGGAGCTCGATCGTGGCCGCGGGATCCCGTGGAAGGGCAACTACAGTTCCTGGCTCGATCAGAAACAGGAGCGCCTGGCACAGGAAGAAGCGCAGGAGTCGGCGCGTCAGAAGGCGCTCAAACGCGAACTCGAGTGGGTTCGTTCGGGGACGAAGGGCCGTCAATCGAAGAACAAGAGCCGACTTGCGCGTTTCGAGGAACTTTCCAGTTACGAGTATCAGAAGCGCAACGAGACACGAGAGATCTTCATCCCGGTCGCGGAGCGTTTGGGCGATCAGGTCATCGAGTTCACCGGTGTGCGCAAAGCGTACGGCGACCGGCTGCTCATGGATGACGTGAACTTCCGCATTCCGGCGGGCGCGATCGTCGGGATCATCGGACCCAACGGTGCGGGGAAATCCACGCTGTTCCGAATGATCGCCGGCAAAGAGCAGCCCGACGCGGGGACGATCGCGATCGGTCCGACGGTGAAGCTCGCCGTCGTCGACCAGAGCCGCGAGTCGCTCGCCGACACGAAAACCGTCTTCGACGATGTAACGGGCGGGCGCGATATCCTGACCATCGGCAAGTTCGAGATGCCGTCGCGCGCGTATCTGGGACGCTTCAATTTCAAGGGCGGCGATCAGCAGAAGGCCGTCGGCACGCTCTCGGGCGGCGAACGCGGACGCCTGCACCTCGCGAGGACGCTGCTCGAAGGCGGGAACGTGCTGCTCCTCGACGAGCCGTCGAACGACCTCGACGTCGAGACGCTGCGCGCGCTCGAAGACGCGCTGGGCGAGTTTGCGGGAACCGTGCTCGTCATCAGCCACGACCGCTGGTTCCTCGACCGCATCGCGACCCACATCATCGCGTTCGAAGGCGACTCGCGCGTGCAGTTCTTCGAAGGGAACTACCACGAGTACGAAACTGACAAGGTGAAGCGTCTCGGCGAAGAAGCCGCCCGCCCCCACCGCCTCCGCTATCGCCCGCTCTCGCTGCCGTAG
- a CDS encoding alpha/beta hydrolase yields MQQHTVVGGGGLVLRALESGDPQGVPVLFLHGWSQRAASWERQLASPALAHLRLVALDLRGHGESEKPASGYDDGALWAADVAATLDALDLHGAMLTGWSYGGYVIADYLRHRGQDAVGAIHFVSAGTGIGIETPYRFRGNAWNGVLPAAFSDDAGEAAAAMRTFERNCFAARRDADERAMHANGAATPGAVRKALFRRRIDNDDVMASIRLPTLVTHGDADRVIDIETGRHIAAIVPGARLSVYAGIGHVPFWEDQPRFDAELAAFAAGLAGRSA; encoded by the coding sequence ATGCAGCAGCACACGGTTGTGGGCGGCGGCGGCCTCGTGTTGCGCGCGCTCGAAAGCGGCGATCCGCAAGGTGTGCCGGTCCTGTTCCTGCACGGCTGGTCGCAGCGCGCGGCGTCGTGGGAACGCCAGCTTGCATCGCCTGCGCTCGCGCATCTGCGCCTGGTCGCTCTCGATCTGCGGGGACACGGCGAATCGGAGAAGCCGGCCTCGGGCTACGACGACGGCGCGCTGTGGGCCGCCGACGTCGCGGCGACGCTCGACGCGCTCGACCTGCACGGAGCGATGCTCACCGGCTGGTCGTACGGCGGGTACGTCATCGCGGACTATCTGCGCCATCGCGGCCAGGACGCCGTCGGCGCGATCCACTTCGTCTCGGCCGGCACCGGGATCGGCATCGAGACGCCGTACCGCTTTCGCGGCAACGCCTGGAACGGCGTCCTCCCGGCTGCGTTCAGCGACGACGCCGGGGAAGCGGCTGCGGCGATGCGCACGTTCGAGCGCAACTGCTTCGCCGCGCGACGCGACGCCGACGAACGAGCGATGCACGCGAACGGCGCCGCGACGCCGGGCGCCGTCCGCAAAGCGCTCTTCCGCCGCCGCATCGACAACGACGACGTGATGGCGTCGATCCGCCTTCCCACGCTGGTGACGCACGGCGACGCCGACCGCGTGATCGACATCGAGACCGGGCGTCACATCGCGGCGATCGTGCCGGGCGCGCGGCTCTCGGTGTACGCCGGAATCGGTCACGTCCCGTTCTGGGAAGATCAGCCGCGTTTCGACGCGGAGTTGGCGGCGTTCGCGGCCGGCCTCGCGGGACGCAGTGCGTGA